From the genome of Neisseria lisongii, one region includes:
- the ribH gene encoding 6,7-dimethyl-8-ribityllumazine synthase, translating to MNLIQPNLNGSKLRIGIVQARFTNEIGSKMLEVCCNTLQELGVADEDITVATVPGALEVPLILQNMASSEQYDALIAIGVVIRGETYHFELVSNESGAGVTRVGLDYNIPIANAILTTENDEQAIVRIEEKASDAAKVAVECANLVNRLLEEQFDDEDDE from the coding sequence ATGAACCTGATTCAACCCAACCTCAACGGCAGCAAGCTGCGTATCGGCATCGTCCAAGCCCGTTTTACCAATGAAATCGGCAGCAAAATGCTCGAAGTCTGCTGCAATACGCTGCAAGAATTGGGCGTGGCAGACGAAGACATCACCGTTGCCACCGTACCCGGCGCATTGGAAGTGCCGCTGATTCTGCAAAACATGGCTTCTTCCGAACAATACGATGCGCTGATTGCCATCGGCGTAGTGATTCGGGGCGAAACCTACCATTTCGAGCTGGTTTCCAACGAATCCGGTGCCGGCGTAACCCGTGTCGGTTTGGACTACAATATCCCGATTGCCAATGCGATTCTGACCACCGAAAACGACGAACAGGCCATTGTCCGCATTGAAGAAAAAGCCTCCGATGCCGCCAAAGTCGCCGTAGAATGCGCCAATCTGGTCAACCGTCTGCTGGAAGAACAGTTTGACGACGAAGACGATGAATAA
- the nusB gene encoding transcription antitermination factor NusB — translation MKTPRRRARELAVQALYQSELNSTAAPEVAKNIQDLPEFEKADTELFSKLFIGTHSRKAEYMDLIRPLIDRDEKDLSPIERAVLLMACHELSAMPETPYPVIINEAIEVTKTFGGTDGHKFVNGILDKLAARLRPNDPKRS, via the coding sequence ATGAAAACTCCCCGCCGCCGCGCCCGCGAACTGGCCGTACAGGCTTTGTACCAATCCGAATTAAACAGCACCGCTGCGCCAGAAGTGGCGAAAAACATTCAGGATTTGCCGGAATTTGAAAAAGCCGACACCGAACTCTTCAGCAAACTGTTTATCGGCACCCACAGCCGCAAAGCCGAATACATGGACTTAATCCGCCCGCTGATCGACCGTGACGAAAAAGACCTCAGCCCGATTGAACGTGCCGTCTTGCTGATGGCCTGCCACGAGTTGAGTGCCATGCCGGAAACGCCGTATCCGGTGATTATCAACGAAGCCATCGAAGTAACCAAAACCTTCGGCGGCACCGACGGCCATAAATTTGTCAATGGTATTCTCGACAAACTCGCCGCCCGACTGCGCCCGAACGACCCGAAACGCTCGTAA
- the metW gene encoding methionine biosynthesis protein MetW, translating to MNLRDDLQLIYDWIPEGSRVLDLGCGDGELLSALVTHKKCSGYGIEINTDSVIAAMARGVNVIQADLERGLEEFCDHSFDVIVLSQTIQSMQNTEMILRGLMRVADQAIVSFPNFGYWRNRLQLTLGGHMPVSERMPYHWYNTPNIHWCTLKDFDLLCAKNKIRIRERAVMAGNKRIDRFQNLLGSLAFYRVG from the coding sequence ATGAATTTGCGCGACGATTTACAACTGATTTACGACTGGATTCCCGAAGGCAGCAGAGTTTTGGATTTGGGCTGCGGCGACGGCGAGCTGCTATCGGCACTGGTAACGCATAAAAAATGCAGCGGCTACGGCATCGAAATCAACACCGACAGCGTCATCGCTGCTATGGCTCGGGGCGTGAACGTCATTCAGGCCGATTTGGAACGGGGTTTGGAAGAGTTTTGCGACCATTCGTTTGACGTGATTGTGTTGAGCCAGACTATTCAGTCGATGCAGAACACCGAAATGATTTTGCGCGGGCTGATGCGGGTGGCGGATCAGGCGATTGTCAGCTTTCCGAATTTCGGCTACTGGCGCAACCGCCTGCAACTTACTTTGGGCGGTCATATGCCGGTATCCGAACGGATGCCGTATCATTGGTACAACACGCCGAATATCCATTGGTGTACCCTGAAAGATTTTGATTTACTGTGCGCCAAAAACAAAATCCGCATTCGGGAACGGGCGGTTATGGCGGGCAACAAACGGATTGACCGTTTCCAAAACCTGCTCGGAAGTTTGGCGTTTTATCGGGTGGGTTAA
- the metX gene encoding homoserine O-succinyltransferase MetX: MKNAGSVGIVRPEKIAFDTPLTLSNGRVLSRFDLMVETYGQLNEQKSNAVLICHALSGNHHVAGRHSAEDKYPGWWDNMVGPGKPIDTDRFFVVGLNNLGGCHGSTGPTSLNPQTGQDYGADFPVVTVKDWVKSQAMLADHFGIRQWAAVVGGSLGGMQALQWTIDFPDRVRHALVIASAPKLSTQNIAFNDVARQAILTDPDFNEGHYARRNTLPGRGLKIARMMGHITYLAEDGLGKKFGRKLHSDGYQYGYGVEFEVESYLRYQGDKFAGRFDANTYLLMTKALDYFDPAADAGNSLSKAVQHVQAKFFVASFSTDWRFSPERSKELVNALIATGKAVQYIEVKSNHGHDAFLMEDEPYIRAVAAYMNNVYKDIRS; encoded by the coding sequence ATGAAAAACGCAGGTTCGGTCGGCATTGTAAGACCGGAGAAAATCGCATTCGATACGCCGCTGACATTGAGCAACGGCCGGGTTTTGTCCCGCTTTGACTTAATGGTCGAAACCTACGGGCAGTTGAACGAACAGAAAAGCAATGCCGTGTTAATCTGTCATGCCCTCTCGGGCAACCACCATGTGGCGGGACGGCATTCGGCCGAGGATAAATATCCCGGTTGGTGGGACAATATGGTCGGGCCGGGCAAGCCGATTGATACCGACCGCTTTTTTGTGGTCGGGTTGAACAATTTGGGCGGTTGCCACGGCAGCACCGGACCGACTTCGCTTAATCCGCAAACCGGACAGGATTACGGTGCCGATTTTCCGGTAGTTACGGTCAAAGACTGGGTAAAATCGCAGGCCATGCTGGCAGACCATTTCGGTATCCGCCAATGGGCGGCAGTGGTCGGCGGCAGCCTTGGCGGAATGCAGGCTTTGCAGTGGACGATTGATTTTCCCGACCGTGTGCGTCATGCCTTGGTGATTGCCTCCGCACCGAAACTTTCCACCCAGAATATTGCGTTCAACGATGTGGCACGGCAGGCGATTCTCACCGATCCTGATTTCAACGAAGGGCATTACGCCCGCCGCAATACCTTGCCGGGACGGGGTTTGAAAATTGCCCGTATGATGGGGCATATTACCTATTTGGCGGAAGACGGTTTGGGTAAAAAATTCGGCAGAAAACTGCATTCAGACGGCTATCAATACGGATATGGCGTTGAATTTGAAGTAGAATCCTATCTGCGCTATCAGGGCGACAAATTCGCCGGACGCTTCGATGCCAACACCTATCTGCTGATGACCAAAGCCTTAGACTATTTCGATCCGGCAGCGGATGCCGGCAACAGCCTGAGCAAAGCCGTGCAGCATGTACAGGCGAAATTTTTTGTTGCCAGCTTCAGCACCGACTGGCGTTTTTCGCCGGAACGTTCCAAAGAATTGGTCAATGCCCTGATTGCCACCGGCAAAGCCGTGCAGTATATCGAAGTCAAATCCAATCACGGCCACGACGCATTTTTGATGGAAGACGAGCCGTATATCCGTGCCGTGGCGGCCTATATGAACAATGTGTACAAGGATATCCGATCATGA
- a CDS encoding protein MIGRI, with protein MIGRLLRIFFLFALAAFLVSRLFSRRQKRALREVAQISAWVLLGASLATLVWYLVMLYFKHIPDAY; from the coding sequence ATGATCGGCCGACTATTACGCATTTTTTTCCTGTTTGCACTCGCTGCATTTCTGGTCAGCCGCCTCTTCAGCCGCCGCCAGAAACGTGCATTACGGGAAGTTGCCCAAATCAGCGCTTGGGTCTTGCTCGGCGCTTCGCTGGCCACTTTGGTGTGGTATCTGGTGATGCTGTATTTCAAACATATCCCTGATGCTTATTGA
- the ilvA gene encoding threonine ammonia-lyase, biosynthetic, with the protein MSAPLSYSDYLIRILTASVYDVAVETPLEQARSLSGRLKNNILLKREDLQPVFSFKIRGAYNKMAKLPKHLLDKGVIAASAGNHAQGVALSAQRLGCRAVIVMPETTPQIKVDAVKNRGGEVVLKGISYNDAYDYAMELASAEGLTYIAPFDDPDVIAGQGTVGMEIVSQHANPIDAVFLPIGGGGLAAGVAAFIKQVRPEIKVFGVQTHDSCCMKQSVEQGKIVHLKDVGLFSDGTAVKVVGEETFRLCRDLLDGIITVDTDAICGAIKDIFDDTRSITEPAGALALAGLKTYIAGQKAENQTLIAVTSGANMNFHRLRHVSERSELGEGNEGIFAVTIPERPGSFRKFINLIGNRNITEFNYRYGDDSQAHIFVGMQTAGSQDLAVISGQLTEAGLPNVDLTHDEISKIHIRYMVGGRTDKVGNERLISFEFPERPGALARFLNHMQSDWNITLFHYRNHGADYGRILVGVDVPPKDNAAFAEFLDSLGYIYQEETDNKAYQLFLA; encoded by the coding sequence ATGAGCGCACCGCTTTCTTATTCCGATTACTTAATCCGCATTTTAACCGCCTCTGTGTACGATGTGGCCGTGGAAACCCCGTTGGAACAGGCTCGCAGCCTGTCAGGCCGTCTGAAAAACAATATTCTGCTCAAACGTGAAGACTTGCAGCCCGTGTTTTCCTTTAAAATCCGCGGTGCATACAACAAAATGGCAAAATTGCCGAAACATTTGCTCGATAAAGGCGTGATTGCCGCCAGCGCCGGCAACCATGCGCAGGGCGTGGCGCTGTCTGCGCAGCGTTTGGGTTGCCGTGCCGTGATTGTGATGCCGGAAACCACGCCGCAGATTAAAGTCGATGCGGTAAAAAACCGGGGCGGTGAAGTGGTACTCAAAGGCATTTCCTACAATGATGCCTATGATTATGCAATGGAATTGGCCTCGGCCGAAGGGCTGACCTATATCGCCCCGTTTGACGATCCTGATGTGATTGCCGGACAGGGAACGGTGGGCATGGAAATTGTCAGCCAACATGCCAACCCGATTGATGCCGTGTTCCTACCCATCGGCGGCGGTGGTTTGGCGGCGGGCGTGGCGGCGTTTATCAAACAAGTCCGCCCCGAAATCAAAGTATTCGGCGTGCAAACCCACGATTCATGCTGCATGAAGCAGTCGGTGGAACAGGGAAAAATCGTCCATCTGAAAGATGTCGGCCTGTTTTCAGACGGCACAGCGGTCAAAGTGGTCGGCGAAGAAACCTTCCGCCTGTGCCGTGATTTGCTCGACGGCATCATCACGGTCGATACCGATGCCATTTGCGGTGCCATCAAAGATATTTTTGACGACACCCGCAGCATTACCGAACCGGCAGGCGCATTGGCGCTGGCAGGTTTGAAGACCTATATTGCCGGACAAAAAGCCGAAAACCAAACCCTGATTGCCGTAACCAGCGGTGCCAATATGAATTTCCACCGTCTGCGCCACGTTTCCGAACGCAGCGAATTGGGTGAGGGCAACGAAGGCATTTTCGCCGTTACCATTCCCGAACGCCCCGGCAGCTTCCGCAAATTCATCAACTTAATCGGCAACCGCAACATCACCGAGTTCAACTACCGCTACGGCGACGACAGTCAGGCGCATATCTTTGTCGGTATGCAGACGGCCGGTTCGCAGGATTTGGCGGTGATTAGCGGCCAACTGACCGAAGCCGGATTGCCGAATGTGGATTTGACGCATGATGAAATTTCCAAAATCCATATCCGCTACATGGTCGGCGGCCGTACCGACAAAGTCGGCAACGAACGCCTAATCAGCTTCGAGTTTCCCGAACGTCCCGGCGCATTGGCACGCTTTTTGAACCATATGCAGAGCGACTGGAATATCACACTGTTCCACTACCGCAACCATGGTGCCGATTACGGCCGGATTCTGGTCGGCGTGGACGTGCCGCCGAAAGACAACGCCGCCTTCGCCGAGTTTTTGGACAGCTTGGGCTATATCTATCAGGAAGAAACCGACAATAAAGCATACCAACTGTTTTTGGCGTGA
- a CDS encoding D-alanyl-D-alanine carboxypeptidase family protein, whose amino-acid sequence MKKILLSLLISGLLMPAVSAAPTASPNSAAEVSVEAPPAITDPAAPPQISAAAYLVKDLQSGTVLAQSDADKPVNPASLVKMMTAYLVFQSLENGALKTDQKLTVSTQGHAAAGSRMFLSPQTPASVDDLLKGMIVQSANDAALTLAEAVGQGSVETFVAQMNQTAQRLGMVHTRFANPTGIGNDNQSSAADLSLLAAALIRDFPQHYPLFSIKSFKYNHIEQPNRNLLLFRDPNVDGLKTGYSESSGYHLAASSKRNGRRIVSVLIGAESTEERAAESGKLLNWALQAFDTAKLYPAGQSLSQIKVYKGSSNTVNIGFLNDAYITVPHDSTGGSIKPILETEQPVLAPIEKGSVLGKIKIVQNGKTVAEQNVVALESVPEAGWFGRIWDSIVLWFQSLFGNS is encoded by the coding sequence ATGAAAAAAATCCTACTCAGCCTGCTGATTTCCGGCTTATTGATGCCCGCCGTTTCCGCCGCCCCGACCGCTTCGCCGAACAGCGCAGCAGAAGTTAGCGTAGAAGCGCCGCCCGCCATAACCGATCCCGCCGCACCGCCGCAAATCAGCGCCGCTGCATATTTGGTGAAAGACTTGCAAAGCGGCACCGTATTAGCGCAATCCGATGCCGACAAACCCGTCAATCCGGCTTCGCTGGTCAAAATGATGACCGCCTATTTGGTGTTTCAGTCATTGGAAAACGGCGCACTCAAAACCGATCAGAAGCTCACCGTTTCCACCCAAGGCCATGCCGCCGCCGGCTCCCGTATGTTTCTGTCGCCGCAAACGCCCGCCTCAGTCGATGACCTGCTCAAAGGCATGATTGTCCAATCCGCCAACGATGCCGCCCTGACGCTTGCCGAAGCCGTCGGCCAAGGTTCGGTAGAAACTTTTGTCGCCCAAATGAACCAAACCGCCCAACGGCTCGGCATGGTGCATACCCGTTTTGCCAATCCAACCGGCATCGGCAACGACAATCAAAGCAGCGCCGCCGATTTATCGCTGCTCGCCGCCGCCCTGATTCGGGATTTTCCGCAACACTATCCACTGTTTTCCATTAAATCGTTTAAATACAACCATATCGAACAGCCCAACCGCAACCTGCTGCTGTTTCGAGACCCCAATGTGGACGGCCTGAAAACCGGTTACAGCGAAAGCAGCGGCTACCATCTCGCCGCTTCCAGCAAACGCAACGGGCGGCGGATTGTATCCGTATTAATCGGCGCAGAATCCACCGAAGAACGTGCCGCCGAAAGCGGCAAACTGCTCAACTGGGCATTACAGGCATTCGACACCGCCAAACTCTACCCCGCCGGACAAAGCCTGTCGCAAATCAAAGTCTATAAAGGCAGCAGCAACACCGTCAATATCGGCTTTTTAAACGATGCCTACATCACCGTCCCCCACGACAGCACCGGCGGCAGCATCAAACCGATTTTGGAAACCGAACAGCCTGTTTTGGCACCGATTGAAAAAGGCAGCGTGCTGGGCAAAATCAAAATTGTCCAAAACGGCAAAACCGTCGCCGAACAAAACGTCGTCGCCCTCGAAAGCGTCCCCGAAGCCGGCTGGTTCGGCCGCATTTGGGACAGCATTGTGTTATGGTTTCAATCACTGTTCGGCAACAGCTGA
- a CDS encoding proline--tRNA ligase translates to MKASQFFISTLKEAPSEASLASHKLMLRAGLIKANAAGLYTWMPMGLRVLRKVENIVREEMGRAGSVELLMPVVQPAELWQESGRWEFYGKELLRLKDRKDADFCMGPTCEEVITDIVRKEISSYKQLPKNFYHIQTKFRDEIRPRFGVMRAREFVMKDAYSFHADFESLQETYRAMYDAYCRIFTRLGLDFRPVAADTGSIGGTGSHEFQVLAESGEDVIAYSDTSDYAANVELAASLPLAGERAAAAQELSKIHTPNVKTIAELAEFLNIPAEKTLKSIVVEGEAEGELVLLLLRGDHEFNDIKAEKLAGVKSPLTMAAPEAVSAQFGANGGSLGPVGFKGKVYADFAAEKGADWVIGANQDDYHYTGFNFGRDAAEPEFVDLRNVVEGDISPDGQGRLKLARGIEVGHVFQLRDKYSKALNASFLDNNGKSQIMEMGCYGIGVTRVVAAAIEQNNDERGIIWTEAMAPFTVVIVPMNYKKSAAVQEAADTLYQTLTAQGVDVLLDDRDERAGVLLNDSELLGIPHRIVIGDRGLKEGNVEYACRRSGEQQTVALAEVAEKVVKLLNV, encoded by the coding sequence ATGAAAGCCAGTCAATTTTTTATTTCAACTTTGAAAGAAGCGCCTTCGGAAGCCTCGTTGGCGAGCCATAAGCTGATGCTGCGTGCCGGTCTGATTAAAGCCAATGCCGCCGGTCTGTACACATGGATGCCGATGGGGCTGCGTGTGTTGCGCAAAGTGGAAAACATCGTGCGTGAAGAAATGGGCAGGGCAGGCAGCGTAGAGTTGCTGATGCCGGTGGTGCAGCCCGCCGAATTGTGGCAGGAAAGCGGCCGCTGGGAATTTTACGGCAAAGAGCTGCTGCGTCTGAAAGACCGCAAAGATGCCGATTTCTGCATGGGTCCGACCTGCGAAGAAGTGATTACCGATATTGTCCGCAAGGAAATCAGCAGCTACAAGCAGTTGCCGAAGAATTTTTACCATATCCAAACCAAATTCCGCGACGAAATCCGCCCCCGTTTCGGCGTGATGCGGGCGCGTGAATTTGTGATGAAAGACGCTTATTCCTTCCATGCCGATTTTGAATCGCTGCAGGAAACCTACCGAGCCATGTATGATGCCTATTGCCGCATTTTCACCCGCTTGGGTCTGGATTTCCGTCCGGTGGCGGCGGATACCGGCAGCATCGGCGGCACGGGTTCGCATGAGTTCCAAGTGTTGGCGGAAAGCGGCGAAGACGTGATTGCCTACAGCGACACTTCGGATTATGCCGCCAATGTCGAATTGGCCGCTTCCTTGCCGTTGGCGGGCGAACGTGCCGCTGCGGCGCAAGAGTTGTCAAAAATCCACACGCCGAATGTGAAAACGATTGCGGAATTGGCAGAATTTTTGAATATTCCCGCCGAGAAAACGCTGAAATCGATTGTGGTCGAAGGTGAGGCGGAAGGTGAATTGGTGCTGCTGCTGCTGCGCGGTGATCACGAGTTTAACGACATCAAAGCCGAGAAACTGGCGGGCGTAAAATCACCGCTGACCATGGCTGCGCCGGAAGCGGTATCGGCGCAATTCGGTGCCAACGGCGGTTCGCTCGGTCCGGTCGGCTTCAAGGGCAAGGTTTACGCCGATTTTGCCGCCGAAAAAGGCGCAGACTGGGTTATCGGTGCCAATCAGGACGATTACCACTACACCGGCTTCAATTTCGGCAGAGATGCCGCCGAGCCGGAATTTGTCGATTTGCGCAACGTGGTCGAAGGCGACATCAGCCCTGATGGCCAAGGCCGTCTGAAATTGGCACGGGGCATCGAAGTCGGCCATGTGTTCCAACTGCGGGACAAATATTCCAAAGCCCTAAATGCCTCATTTTTGGACAACAACGGCAAATCGCAAATCATGGAAATGGGCTGCTACGGCATCGGCGTAACCCGTGTGGTGGCCGCCGCCATCGAACAGAACAACGATGAGCGGGGCATTATCTGGACCGAAGCCATGGCACCGTTTACCGTGGTGATTGTGCCGATGAACTACAAAAAATCCGCCGCCGTACAAGAAGCCGCTGATACACTCTACCAAACCCTGACCGCACAAGGCGTGGACGTATTGCTCGACGATCGGGACGAGCGTGCCGGCGTACTGCTCAACGATTCCGAGCTGCTGGGCATTCCGCACCGCATCGTTATCGGCGACCGTGGTCTGAAAGAAGGCAACGTAGAATACGCCTGCCGCCGCAGCGGCGAGCAGCAAACCGTTGCCCTTGCCGAAGTAGCGGAAAAAGTGGTAAAACTGCTGAACGTTTAA
- a CDS encoding alpha/beta hydrolase-fold protein, producing the protein MPPPIVLAASHKMFNGLQQSYRLPATATGFELFLPPQAVQGYRVPALYWLTDDEHQDFVRTGGAQRFAAQWGMALVTLAGKQAENLNTLHPLLQQTFPIAEECSIAGIGNGGDTALQLALSEHADYAAVSVFSPKGAAACMEYLPAARKLPILIDHGSEEQPDYPLWSPQNLTQTARSLGFQVLLKTRQGYSNNGFLHTSFIDTHIEFHADALGL; encoded by the coding sequence ATGCCGCCGCCCATTGTCCTCGCCGCCAGCCATAAAATGTTCAACGGTTTGCAGCAGTCTTACCGACTGCCCGCAACGGCAACCGGTTTTGAGCTGTTTTTGCCGCCGCAGGCGGTTCAGGGCTATCGTGTACCGGCGCTGTATTGGCTGACCGATGATGAACATCAAGATTTTGTCCGCACCGGCGGCGCACAGCGTTTTGCCGCCCAATGGGGCATGGCTTTGGTTACGCTTGCAGGCAAACAGGCCGAAAACTTAAACACGCTGCACCCGCTGCTGCAACAAACCTTTCCGATTGCCGAAGAGTGCAGCATTGCCGGTATCGGCAACGGCGGCGATACCGCTTTGCAACTGGCATTGTCGGAACACGCCGATTATGCCGCCGTATCCGTTTTTTCCCCCAAAGGCGCAGCCGCCTGCATGGAATATTTACCCGCCGCCCGCAAACTACCGATACTGATTGACCACGGTAGCGAAGAACAGCCCGACTATCCGCTCTGGTCGCCGCAAAATTTGACCCAAACCGCCCGCAGCCTCGGTTTTCAGGTTTTACTGAAAACACGCCAAGGCTACAGCAACAACGGTTTTCTGCACACCAGCTTTATCGACACCCATATCGAGTTTCACGCCGATGCGCTGGGCTTATAG
- the mutL gene encoding DNA mismatch repair endonuclease MutL — MSRIAALPDHLVNQIAAGEVVERPANALKEVVENSIDAGADRIDVELSGGGIKLIRVSDNGSGIHADDLPLALHRHATSKIKTLNDLEHVASMGFRGEGLASIASVSRLTLTSRQADAAHAAQIKAQDGELSAVGAAAHPVGTTVEIAELFFNTPARRKFLKSENTEYAHCATMLERLALAHPQIAFSLKRDGKTVFDYPAQPLQERIAAIVGNDFQTASLPVDSGNGTLRLYGAVAKPTFAKGRTDKQFCFVNHRFVRDKIMLHAVKQAYRDVLHNALTPAFVLFLELPPEAVDVNVHPTKTEIRFRDSQQVHQLVFHTLNKALADTRADLTESVSNAGNVLHEMMGVNMPSENEQSGFGRQTDQHFASQTNHSAGNIPAVSGNGKTTPMPYQNARNAQRPLSLNESRAALQTYAELFKPSDNTLPAAFAQNRPSENSLSNADTPDNPPETPPLGFAIAQLLGIYILAQAEDSLLLIDMHAAAERVNYEKMKTQHAQGNLSSQRLLLPATFTASHQECATLADHSETLTRFGLELSDLGGNTLAVRSVPQLLAKSDPVALTKDVLHELAQTGSSQTIAERENQIMATLSCHGSVRAGRRLTLPEMNALLRDMERTPRSNQCNHGRPTWVKLTLKELDALFLRGQ, encoded by the coding sequence ATGTCCCGAATTGCCGCCCTGCCCGATCACCTTGTCAATCAAATTGCCGCCGGCGAAGTGGTAGAACGCCCCGCCAATGCGCTCAAAGAAGTTGTCGAAAACAGCATTGATGCCGGTGCAGACCGCATTGATGTCGAACTCTCCGGCGGCGGCATCAAGCTGATTCGGGTCAGCGACAACGGTAGCGGCATTCATGCCGATGATTTGCCGCTGGCGCTGCACCGTCACGCCACCAGCAAAATCAAAACCCTGAACGATTTGGAACACGTTGCCAGCATGGGTTTTCGCGGCGAAGGTTTGGCGAGCATTGCCTCGGTCAGCCGCCTGACCCTGACCAGCCGTCAGGCGGATGCCGCCCATGCGGCACAAATCAAAGCGCAGGACGGCGAACTCAGCGCAGTCGGCGCTGCCGCCCATCCGGTCGGCACCACCGTGGAAATCGCCGAACTGTTTTTCAACACGCCCGCCCGCCGCAAGTTTCTCAAATCCGAAAACACCGAATACGCCCACTGTGCCACCATGCTCGAACGCTTGGCGCTGGCGCACCCGCAAATTGCGTTTTCGCTCAAACGGGACGGTAAAACCGTGTTCGACTATCCGGCGCAGCCGCTGCAGGAACGCATTGCGGCGATTGTCGGCAACGATTTTCAGACGGCCTCATTGCCGGTGGACAGCGGCAACGGCACGCTGCGGCTCTATGGCGCAGTCGCCAAACCGACTTTCGCCAAAGGCCGCACCGACAAACAGTTCTGCTTTGTCAATCACCGCTTTGTGCGCGACAAAATCATGCTGCACGCCGTCAAACAGGCGTATCGGGATGTTTTGCACAATGCCCTGACACCGGCGTTTGTCCTCTTTCTCGAGCTGCCGCCCGAAGCGGTTGATGTCAATGTCCACCCGACCAAAACCGAAATCCGCTTTCGGGACAGCCAGCAGGTGCATCAGTTGGTGTTCCACACCCTCAACAAAGCCCTTGCCGATACCCGTGCCGACTTAACCGAAAGCGTCAGCAATGCGGGCAACGTTCTGCACGAAATGATGGGCGTGAATATGCCGTCTGAAAATGAGCAAAGTGGGTTTGGCCGACAAACAGATCAGCACTTCGCTTCCCAAACCAACCATTCCGCAGGTAACATTCCGGCCGTATCAGGCAACGGCAAAACCACCCCCATGCCTTACCAAAACGCCCGCAACGCCCAACGTCCGCTCTCGCTCAACGAAAGCCGTGCTGCCCTGCAGACCTATGCCGAACTGTTCAAACCCAGCGATAACACCCTCCCCGCCGCATTCGCACAAAACAGGCCGTCTGAAAACAGCCTGTCAAATGCCGATACGCCCGACAATCCGCCCGAAACCCCGCCGCTGGGTTTCGCCATCGCCCAACTGCTCGGTATCTACATCCTTGCCCAAGCCGAAGACAGCCTGCTGCTGATTGATATGCACGCCGCCGCCGAACGGGTCAATTACGAAAAAATGAAAACCCAACACGCCCAAGGCAATCTCAGCAGCCAACGCCTGCTGCTCCCCGCCACCTTTACCGCCTCCCACCAAGAGTGCGCCACCCTTGCCGATCACAGCGAAACCCTGACCCGCTTCGGCCTCGAACTCTCCGATCTGGGCGGCAACACCCTCGCCGTACGCAGCGTTCCCCAACTGCTCGCCAAATCCGATCCCGTCGCTCTGACAAAAGACGTGTTGCACGAGTTGGCACAAACCGGAAGCAGCCAAACCATCGCCGAACGGGAAAATCAAATCATGGCCACCCTCTCCTGCCACGGCTCCGTACGCGCCGGCCGCCGCCTGACCCTCCCCGAAATGAACGCCCTGCTGCGCGATATGGAACGCACCCCCCGCAGCAACCAATGCAACCACGGCCGCCCGACCTGGGTCAAACTCACCCTGAAAGAACTCGACGCTTTGTTTTTACGGGGGCAATAA